One window from the genome of Thalassospira xiamenensis M-5 = DSM 17429 encodes:
- the glcF gene encoding glycolate oxidase subunit GlcF yields the protein MQTNFTAAQLAHPAIAESEQILRKCVHCGFCTATCPTFVTLGDELDSPRGRIYLIKDMLENDKPATEKVVKHLDRCLSCLSCTTTCPSGVDYMHLIDNARAHIEETYDRPFADKWLRRILSIVVPNPTLFRLSLIGAKLASPFARFLPGRLKGMVKMGARHMPPPSWVDKPQVIPAIGQRKGRVAILTGCAQQVLETEINEATVRLLTRLGIEIVVAQGAGCCGSLVHHMGKEAQSHQQAKANIDAWSRELAGEGLDAIVITASGCGTTVKDYGHMLRHDRNYAAKAAKISDLACDVTEYLAGIDVPADRFAGATHGGARVAYHSACSMQHGQKIIREPRDLLKKAGYEVLEIAEGHLCCGSAGVYNLLQPEIAGKLRDRKLGNIRNTAPDLVATGNIGCMVQLETDALKVVHTVQLLDWAAGGPTPEKLLPYYAEKIA from the coding sequence ATGCAAACGAACTTTACCGCCGCCCAGCTTGCCCACCCGGCAATTGCCGAAAGTGAACAGATCCTGCGGAAATGTGTGCATTGCGGGTTCTGTACCGCGACATGCCCGACTTTTGTGACCTTGGGGGATGAACTTGATAGTCCGCGCGGGCGGATTTACCTGATCAAGGACATGCTGGAAAACGATAAACCGGCGACGGAAAAGGTGGTCAAACATCTTGATCGGTGCCTGTCGTGCCTGTCCTGCACAACGACATGCCCGTCGGGTGTCGATTACATGCATCTGATCGACAATGCGCGCGCCCATATCGAAGAAACCTATGACCGGCCGTTTGCGGATAAATGGTTGCGCCGGATTTTATCGATTGTCGTGCCAAACCCGACGCTTTTCAGGCTTTCGCTGATCGGGGCGAAACTGGCATCGCCATTCGCACGGTTTTTGCCGGGCCGTCTGAAGGGCATGGTCAAAATGGGGGCGCGCCATATGCCGCCGCCAAGCTGGGTCGACAAGCCGCAGGTGATCCCGGCAATTGGTCAACGCAAAGGCCGGGTCGCCATCCTGACCGGCTGTGCGCAACAGGTTCTTGAGACCGAGATAAACGAGGCAACCGTTCGTTTACTGACACGCCTTGGCATCGAAATCGTTGTGGCCCAAGGGGCGGGTTGTTGCGGGTCGCTTGTCCATCATATGGGAAAGGAAGCGCAATCCCATCAACAGGCCAAAGCCAACATTGATGCCTGGAGCCGGGAACTTGCGGGCGAGGGGCTTGATGCGATTGTCATTACAGCATCGGGATGTGGCACAACGGTCAAGGATTACGGGCACATGTTGCGCCATGATCGGAATTACGCGGCGAAAGCGGCCAAAATTTCCGACCTTGCCTGTGATGTGACCGAATATCTGGCAGGGATTGATGTCCCGGCGGATCGTTTTGCCGGGGCGACTCATGGCGGGGCGCGGGTTGCCTATCATTCGGCATGTTCGATGCAGCATGGTCAGAAGATCATTCGTGAACCGCGCGACCTTCTGAAAAAGGCCGGGTACGAGGTGCTTGAAATTGCCGAAGGGCATTTATGCTGCGGGTCGGCAGGGGTTTATAACCTGTTGCAGCCTGAAATCGCGGGCAAACTGCGCGACCGCAAACTTGGCAATATCAGAAACACGGCACCGGATCTGGTTGCGACGGGCAATATCGGCTGCATGGTGCAGCTTGAAACCGATGCGTTGAAAGTTGTGCATACGGTGCAATTGCTTGACTGGGCAGCAGGGGGACCGACCCCCGAAAAGCTTTTACCGTATTATGCTGAAAAGATCGCCTAG
- the phoU gene encoding phosphate signaling complex protein PhoU: MVDEKHHIVSSFDEELTRLNNIISQMGGLAESQLISAIRAIVKRDSELAEKVILSDHRIDTLEQEVQDFAVRLLALRQPMADDLRQVVTALKLSNDLERIGDLAKNIAKRAQVLNQVPPIRPVQVIPNMAKLCQEIIKDVLDAYIEGDAEKAQRVWARDQEVDDMYNSLFRELLTYMMEDPRNITASTHLLFIAKNIERIGDHATNIAETIYYRIKGEDLPMDTRPKNDAANFAVVEPNE, from the coding sequence ATGGTCGATGAGAAACATCATATCGTCAGTTCGTTTGACGAAGAACTGACCCGTCTTAACAACATCATTTCGCAGATGGGCGGGCTTGCCGAAAGCCAGCTGATTTCCGCCATTCGTGCGATCGTTAAACGGGATTCGGAACTGGCCGAGAAGGTCATTCTTTCCGATCACCGTATCGATACGCTGGAACAGGAAGTGCAGGATTTTGCCGTTCGTCTTCTGGCCCTGCGTCAGCCGATGGCAGATGACCTGCGGCAGGTGGTGACCGCGCTTAAACTGTCCAACGATCTGGAACGTATCGGTGATCTGGCGAAAAACATCGCCAAGCGTGCGCAGGTTCTTAACCAGGTGCCGCCGATCCGCCCGGTTCAGGTGATCCCGAACATGGCCAAGCTGTGCCAGGAAATCATCAAGGACGTTCTGGATGCCTATATCGAAGGTGATGCGGAAAAGGCCCAGCGTGTCTGGGCGCGCGATCAGGAAGTTGACGATATGTACAATTCCCTGTTCCGTGAACTGCTGACCTATATGATGGAAGATCCGCGTAACATCACGGCATCGACCCATCTGCTGTTTATCGCCAAGAATATCGAACGTATTGGCGATCATGCGACCAACATTGCCGAAACGATCTATTACCGGATCAAGGGCGAAGACCTGCCGATGGATACTCGGCCAAAAAATGACGCGGCGAACTTTGCCGTCGTAGAACCGAATGAGTGA
- a CDS encoding IS1182 family transposase: MLKKPSPHQTELEMVTLDSLVPSDHLLRKIDAVIDFSFIHARVADLYCANNGRPALDPVMMFKALFIGYLFGVRSERQLVREIEVNVAYRWFLQLKLTDKVFDASTLSQNRRRRYHDASVAQDIFDEIVEQAIRHGLVDGKVLYTDSTHLKADANKNKWDREVVAKSRAAYWDDLDLAIEEDRAAHAKKPLKAKERQPVEKETKISRTDPDSGYMVRDGKPKGFFYLDHRTVDGKLGIITDSYATPANLHDSIPYLDRLDRQRQRFDLDVIAVGLDAGYATAAIAKGLEDRDILGVTGYRRPNLREGYIPKRKYVYDPERDAYRCPEGQLLSYATTDRNGYRHYHSDPEKCRTCPVLASCTANAHHRKTVTRHVWQDARDRADAYRLTEWGKRVYKRRKETVERSFADAKQLHGHRYARFRGLINVKCQCLLAAAAQNIKKIALALGPKGPIAEG; this comes from the coding sequence ATGCTTAAGAAACCCAGCCCACATCAAACCGAACTTGAGATGGTGACACTCGACAGTTTGGTCCCCAGCGATCATTTGCTTCGTAAGATCGATGCCGTGATCGATTTCAGTTTTATCCATGCGCGCGTGGCCGATTTGTACTGCGCGAACAATGGCCGTCCCGCCCTTGATCCGGTGATGATGTTTAAGGCGCTGTTCATTGGCTATCTGTTTGGCGTGCGCTCGGAGCGCCAGCTTGTGCGCGAGATTGAGGTCAATGTCGCCTATCGCTGGTTTTTGCAACTCAAGCTGACCGACAAGGTCTTTGATGCCTCGACCCTGTCGCAGAACCGGCGGCGTCGATATCATGATGCCAGTGTTGCGCAGGATATTTTTGACGAGATCGTCGAGCAGGCGATCAGGCACGGGCTGGTGGATGGTAAGGTTCTCTATACCGACAGCACGCATTTGAAGGCCGATGCCAACAAGAACAAATGGGACCGCGAAGTGGTTGCCAAATCGCGCGCGGCCTATTGGGATGATCTGGATCTGGCGATTGAGGAAGACCGGGCGGCTCATGCGAAAAAGCCGCTCAAAGCCAAGGAACGCCAGCCGGTTGAGAAAGAAACCAAGATCAGCCGAACCGATCCCGACAGCGGATATATGGTGCGCGACGGCAAGCCCAAGGGCTTTTTCTATCTCGATCACCGCACGGTCGATGGCAAGCTTGGGATCATTACCGACAGTTACGCCACCCCGGCCAATCTGCATGACAGCATTCCCTATCTCGACCGTCTTGACCGACAAAGGCAGCGTTTTGACCTTGATGTTATCGCCGTCGGACTGGATGCGGGCTATGCGACCGCCGCGATTGCCAAAGGCCTTGAAGATCGTGACATCCTTGGCGTGACGGGCTATCGCCGCCCGAACCTTCGGGAAGGCTACATCCCCAAACGCAAATACGTTTATGACCCTGAACGTGATGCTTATCGCTGCCCCGAAGGTCAGCTTCTGTCTTATGCGACAACCGACCGAAATGGATACCGCCATTATCACAGCGACCCGGAAAAATGCCGCACCTGTCCTGTGCTGGCTTCCTGTACCGCCAATGCCCACCACCGAAAAACTGTCACGCGCCATGTCTGGCAAGACGCCAGAGACCGGGCTGACGCCTATCGTCTGACAGAGTGGGGTAAGCGGGTTTACAAGCGCCGAAAAGAGACGGTCGAACGCTCTTTTGCAGATGCCAAACAGCTTCACGGTCATCGATATGCAAGGTTCCGGGGACTGATCAATGTCAAATGCCAATGTCTGCTGGCCGCCGCCGCCCAAAACATCAAGAAAATAGCCCTGGCTTTGGGCCCCAAGGGGCCAATCGCCGAGGGATAA
- a CDS encoding cation:proton antiporter, with protein MSHSVLFELFLVLTAAVIAVPLAQKLRANSIIGFLIGGFCIGPFGFGLISDREDISTVAELGIVFLLFMIGLELSRERLRVIGGRFATLGFLQIGVTMAVMFGVLLLINYDMPASIVIAGALALSSTAIILKQLSDERQLHTRFGRAALAILLLQDVAVGPFLIMVQAAGNAGSETSPWISALSGVGAVAVLLLTGRYLLPRLFRYIAALKNPELFAIGTLFVVLAASTLTEAAGLSMALGAFIAGVMLAETEFRHQIEADISPFRGVFLSLFFMSVGMSVNANVVIGQAGTIILWLIGLLVIKAAVLFGLSLLIGFNRASSIRVAMSLAAGGEFAFVMLALASQNGAVPIDIAVMLIPVVAISMGLTPTLISLGHRIEQKLHPKETDQLSEISDETDGIQKHVLVIGCGRVGRVLARLLRTKEIPFIVLESDAQQVSRGRAEGLPVYFADGSRPETFRAAHTEQAHIAAVAMGNPHATEKTVALLRQHYPHLKIFARAQDITHIGPLSRSGADAAIPEVLETGLRLSDHVLAACDIPQEDIDIEIAKFRRADMLLMNELAPRTARQKTEDQAQKTAKPAKSRKST; from the coding sequence ATGTCACACAGCGTTCTTTTCGAGCTGTTCCTTGTCCTGACCGCCGCGGTGATTGCCGTCCCGCTGGCACAGAAATTACGTGCGAACTCGATCATCGGTTTCCTGATCGGCGGCTTTTGCATCGGCCCTTTCGGTTTTGGCCTGATCAGTGACCGCGAAGACATTTCAACCGTCGCCGAGCTTGGCATTGTCTTTCTGCTGTTCATGATCGGTCTTGAATTGTCGCGCGAACGCTTGCGCGTGATTGGGGGCCGGTTCGCGACCCTTGGTTTCCTGCAGATCGGCGTCACGATGGCCGTGATGTTCGGTGTATTGCTGCTGATTAATTACGATATGCCCGCCTCTATCGTAATTGCCGGGGCACTGGCCCTGTCATCAACAGCCATTATCCTTAAACAGCTTTCCGATGAGCGCCAGTTGCACACACGTTTCGGGCGTGCAGCCCTTGCCATCCTGCTGTTGCAGGACGTTGCGGTTGGTCCCTTCCTGATCATGGTGCAGGCCGCTGGCAATGCCGGGAGCGAAACCAGCCCCTGGATCAGCGCACTAAGCGGTGTGGGGGCGGTTGCTGTATTGTTGCTGACCGGTCGTTATCTGCTGCCGCGACTCTTTCGGTATATTGCGGCTCTTAAAAACCCGGAACTTTTTGCAATCGGGACCCTGTTTGTCGTTCTGGCTGCCAGCACATTGACCGAAGCCGCGGGCCTTTCAATGGCGCTTGGTGCCTTTATCGCCGGGGTAATGTTGGCCGAGACCGAATTCCGCCATCAGATCGAAGCCGACATTTCGCCATTTCGCGGTGTTTTCCTGTCGCTGTTCTTCATGTCTGTGGGAATGTCGGTCAATGCCAATGTGGTCATCGGTCAGGCCGGAACGATCATTTTGTGGCTGATCGGGCTTCTGGTCATAAAGGCAGCGGTTCTTTTCGGATTGTCCCTGCTGATCGGCTTTAACCGTGCATCTTCAATCCGGGTCGCCATGAGCCTGGCCGCCGGTGGTGAATTCGCCTTCGTCATGCTTGCACTGGCATCGCAGAACGGGGCGGTTCCGATTGACATCGCCGTGATGCTGATCCCGGTGGTTGCGATTTCGATGGGTCTGACGCCGACTTTGATTTCGCTCGGCCATCGCATCGAACAGAAGCTTCATCCCAAGGAAACCGATCAGCTAAGCGAGATTTCGGATGAAACCGACGGCATTCAGAAACATGTTCTGGTAATTGGTTGCGGGCGCGTCGGCCGGGTTCTGGCCCGTCTGCTGCGCACCAAGGAAATCCCGTTTATCGTTCTGGAATCCGATGCCCAACAGGTTTCGCGTGGCCGAGCCGAAGGTCTGCCGGTTTATTTTGCCGATGGGTCCCGACCGGAAACATTTCGTGCCGCCCATACCGAACAGGCCCATATTGCCGCCGTTGCCATGGGCAACCCGCACGCAACCGAAAAGACCGTCGCCTTGCTGCGACAGCATTATCCACATCTGAAAATCTTTGCCCGTGCCCAGGACATCACCCATATCGGTCCGCTGTCACGCAGTGGTGCCGATGCGGCCATCCCAGAGGTACTTGAAACCGGTTTACGCCTGTCCGATCACGTTCTGGCGGCCTGCGATATCCCGCAGGAAGATATCGATATCGAAATAGCCAAGTTCCGGCGTGCCGATATGCTGCTGATGAACGAACTTGCCCCGCGCACCGCGCGCCAAAAAACCGAAGACCAGGCACAAAAAACTGCCAAACCGGCAAAATCCAGGAAAAGCACCTGA
- the pstB gene encoding phosphate ABC transporter ATP-binding protein PstB, with the protein MAVVTQSAMTAEPSVTSPKMTARDLNLFYGDNQALFDVNLDIVERQVTALIGPSGCGKSTFLRCMNRMNDTIDGVTIKGKVTLDDRDIYDKAIDVVQLRARIGMVFQKPNPFPKSIYDNVAYGPRIHGLVNSRDELDEIVMTSLERAGLLKEVKDRLPEPATGLSGGQQQRLCIARAVAVSPEVILMDEPCSALDPIATAKVEELIDELRSNYTIVIVTHSMQQAARVSQRTAFFHLGKLVEVGETDQIFTNPKDERTKGYITGRFG; encoded by the coding sequence ATGGCTGTTGTAACTCAAAGCGCAATGACGGCAGAGCCGTCAGTCACTAGCCCGAAAATGACGGCCCGTGACCTCAATCTTTTCTACGGCGACAACCAGGCGCTTTTTGATGTCAATCTTGACATTGTCGAACGCCAGGTCACAGCACTTATCGGCCCGTCGGGCTGCGGCAAATCAACCTTCCTGCGGTGCATGAACCGCATGAATGACACGATTGACGGTGTCACGATCAAGGGCAAGGTAACGCTTGATGACCGTGATATCTATGACAAGGCAATCGACGTTGTTCAGTTGCGCGCGCGCATTGGCATGGTGTTCCAGAAACCGAACCCGTTCCCGAAGTCGATTTATGACAACGTGGCCTATGGCCCACGTATTCACGGTCTGGTGAATTCGCGCGACGAGCTCGATGAAATCGTCATGACCTCGCTTGAACGGGCGGGTCTACTGAAAGAAGTCAAAGACCGTCTGCCGGAACCGGCAACCGGTCTTTCTGGTGGGCAGCAGCAGCGCCTTTGCATTGCACGTGCGGTTGCCGTCAGCCCCGAAGTCATCCTGATGGATGAACCGTGTTCGGCACTTGACCCGATTGCAACCGCAAAGGTCGAGGAACTGATTGACGAGCTTCGTTCGAACTACACCATTGTGATCGTGACGCACTCCATGCAGCAGGCTGCCCGCGTGTCGCAGCGCACGGCGTTTTTCCATCTCGGCAAGCTGGTCGAAGTGGGCGAAACCGATCAGATTTTCACCAATCCCAAGGACGAGCGCACCAAGGGATACATTACGGGTCGCTTCGGTTAA
- a CDS encoding PstS family phosphate ABC transporter substrate-binding protein → MKKTLAVAALMSVAFVGAAQARDQIRIVGSSTVFPFATAVAEEFGKTTSFKTPVIESTGSGGGLKLFCAGVGEQHPDITNASRRIKKSEVETCAKNGISEITEVKVGYDGIVLSNSKDAPRLDLTKEQLFLALAKTVPSKDGKSLIDNPYSTWAEIDPSLPDVKIEVLGPPPTSGTRDAFTELVLEEACDSFEAIKAIKDNKDQHGAVCKGVREDGAYVEAGENDNLIVQKLEANHDALGIFGFSFLDQNGDKLQGSLIAGVEPTFEAISDGSYPVSRSLYFYVKNAHVGTIPGIKEYLTEFTSDKAFGGEGYLADRGLIPMDATEREAVRNAALNLAPLSM, encoded by the coding sequence ATGAAGAAGACTCTTGCTGTTGCGGCGCTGATGAGCGTTGCCTTTGTTGGCGCGGCCCAGGCACGCGACCAGATTCGTATCGTTGGTTCGTCCACCGTTTTCCCGTTCGCAACTGCGGTTGCTGAAGAATTCGGTAAAACCACCTCCTTCAAGACGCCGGTTATTGAATCGACCGGTTCCGGCGGTGGTCTGAAGCTGTTCTGCGCCGGTGTTGGCGAACAGCATCCGGACATTACCAATGCTTCGCGTCGCATCAAGAAGTCCGAAGTTGAAACCTGTGCCAAAAACGGCATCAGCGAAATCACCGAAGTCAAAGTCGGTTACGACGGTATCGTTCTGTCGAACTCCAAAGATGCTCCGCGTCTTGACCTGACCAAAGAACAGCTCTTCCTGGCGCTGGCCAAAACCGTTCCTTCGAAAGACGGCAAGTCGCTGATCGATAACCCGTACAGCACCTGGGCCGAAATCGACCCGAGCCTGCCGGACGTTAAAATTGAAGTTCTCGGCCCGCCCCCGACCTCCGGTACCCGTGACGCTTTCACCGAACTGGTACTTGAAGAAGCCTGTGACTCCTTCGAAGCCATCAAGGCAATCAAGGACAACAAAGATCAGCACGGTGCAGTTTGCAAAGGCGTTCGTGAAGACGGTGCCTATGTCGAAGCCGGTGAAAACGACAACCTGATCGTTCAGAAACTCGAAGCAAACCATGATGCACTTGGCATCTTCGGCTTCTCGTTCCTTGATCAGAACGGCGACAAACTTCAGGGTTCCCTGATTGCCGGTGTCGAGCCGACCTTCGAAGCCATCTCGGATGGTTCTTATCCGGTGTCGCGTTCGCTGTACTTCTATGTCAAGAACGCCCATGTTGGTACCATTCCGGGTATCAAAGAATATCTGACCGAATTCACCTCTGACAAAGCATTTGGTGGCGAAGGTTACCTTGCTGACCGTGGCCTCATCCCGATGGATGCGACCGAGCGTGAAGCAGTCCGTAATGCTGCGCTGAACCTTGCTCCGCTGAGCATGTAA
- the pstC gene encoding phosphate ABC transporter permease subunit PstC encodes MSLTYLLLAVALLCAVSFYFGRQRAVALSNGRYSNLHSLPAHYGMYTALWCGLPALGLLLVWMMFEGTIIQTMIVADLPEEVTSNSGLLSLALNSISQIAAGGGEHLTVSPEIVEAGHRLANLNTIANAALIVVMVSVALVGLALSYRRISSEMRARNNVERLFRYIMIVCSAIAILSTVGIVFSLLFEALHFFGKVSPLDFLFGLEWSPQTAIRADQVASDGAFGAIPLFVGTLLITLIAMFVAVPVGLFSAIYMGEYASPKFRAVAKPALEILAGVPTVVYGFFAALTVAPFLRDNGAVLGLDVSSESALAAGLVMGVMIIPFVSSLSDDVMSQVPKSLRDGSYGLGATRSETIRHVIFPAALPGIVGAVLLAVSRAIGETMIVVMAAGLAANMTVNPLQAVTTVTVQIVTLLVGDQEFDSAKTLSAFALGLLLFLITLGLNVFALKVVQKYREKYD; translated from the coding sequence ATGTCCCTGACCTATTTGCTGCTTGCTGTGGCACTCCTGTGTGCCGTGTCATTTTATTTCGGTCGACAGCGCGCGGTGGCCCTGTCGAACGGTCGATACAGCAATCTTCATTCGCTGCCTGCGCATTACGGGATGTATACGGCGTTGTGGTGCGGCCTGCCGGCTTTGGGCCTTTTGCTGGTTTGGATGATGTTTGAAGGGACGATCATTCAGACAATGATCGTTGCCGATCTTCCCGAAGAAGTGACGTCCAATTCCGGGTTGTTATCTTTGGCGCTTAACAGTATCTCGCAAATTGCTGCCGGAGGCGGGGAACATCTTACCGTTTCTCCCGAGATTGTAGAGGCCGGCCATCGGCTTGCCAATCTTAACACCATCGCAAATGCTGCTCTTATTGTTGTGATGGTGTCTGTTGCCCTGGTGGGCTTGGCTCTGTCTTACCGCCGGATTTCTTCGGAAATGCGTGCGCGAAACAATGTCGAACGGCTGTTTCGCTATATCATGATCGTGTGTTCGGCGATTGCCATCCTGTCGACGGTCGGCATTGTTTTCTCGCTTTTGTTTGAAGCGCTGCATTTCTTTGGCAAGGTCAGCCCGCTGGACTTCCTGTTCGGTCTGGAATGGAGCCCGCAGACGGCCATCCGCGCAGATCAGGTGGCGTCCGACGGTGCATTTGGCGCAATCCCGCTTTTTGTTGGAACATTGCTGATTACGCTGATTGCAATGTTTGTGGCGGTGCCGGTCGGTTTGTTCTCTGCCATCTATATGGGTGAATATGCATCGCCGAAATTCCGGGCGGTTGCCAAACCTGCCCTTGAAATTCTGGCCGGTGTTCCGACGGTTGTGTACGGCTTCTTTGCGGCCCTGACAGTTGCTCCGTTCTTGCGCGACAATGGTGCTGTGCTTGGACTTGATGTCAGTTCCGAAAGTGCGCTGGCTGCGGGGCTGGTCATGGGGGTCATGATCATTCCGTTCGTCTCATCGCTGTCTGATGATGTCATGTCACAGGTGCCGAAGTCGTTGCGCGACGGATCATATGGCCTTGGTGCAACAAGGTCTGAAACCATTCGGCATGTGATTTTCCCCGCAGCCCTGCCCGGTATTGTTGGTGCGGTATTGCTGGCGGTGTCGCGTGCGATTGGTGAAACCATGATCGTTGTGATGGCTGCCGGACTTGCTGCCAACATGACGGTAAACCCGTTGCAGGCTGTGACCACTGTTACCGTGCAGATCGTAACACTTCTGGTCGGTGACCAGGAATTCGACAGTGCCAAAACCCTGTCGGCATTTGCACTGGGTCTGCTTCTTTTCCTTATCACCTTGGGTCTGAACGTGTTTGCCCTTAAGGTTGTTCAGAAGTATCGCGAGAAATATGACTGA
- the phoB gene encoding phosphate regulon transcriptional regulator PhoB: MDPTVLIVEDEAAIVTMLRYNLEREGMQVVEAGDGDEALKILAETHVDLVLLDWMLPVMSGIEVCRQIRRKPESRDLPVIMVTARGEEGDRIRGLDTGADDYVTKPFAIGELLARIRALLRRSGPAQPQGQLIYSDIEMDLAAHRVSRNGKAIHLGPTEFRLLRYFLEHPGRVFSREQLLNAVWGPNIYVETRTVDVHIRRLRKALNDVKGTRDVIRTVRAAGYALDVEAA; encoded by the coding sequence ATGGACCCAACGGTTCTTATCGTCGAGGACGAAGCTGCAATCGTAACCATGTTGCGCTACAACCTCGAACGCGAGGGGATGCAGGTTGTCGAAGCCGGGGACGGTGACGAAGCGTTGAAAATTCTGGCCGAAACCCATGTCGATCTGGTCCTTCTGGACTGGATGCTGCCGGTGATGTCAGGGATCGAGGTTTGCCGCCAGATCCGCCGGAAGCCTGAAAGCCGGGATTTGCCGGTGATCATGGTCACGGCGCGTGGTGAAGAAGGTGACCGCATCCGCGGCCTTGATACCGGGGCCGACGATTATGTGACCAAGCCGTTTGCGATTGGTGAATTGCTGGCCCGTATTCGCGCACTTCTGCGTCGATCCGGTCCGGCGCAACCACAAGGGCAGTTGATCTATTCCGATATCGAAATGGATCTGGCCGCCCATCGTGTCAGTCGTAACGGCAAGGCTATCCATCTTGGCCCGACCGAATTCCGTCTGCTGCGTTATTTCCTGGAACATCCGGGGCGGGTTTTCTCGCGCGAGCAGCTTCTGAATGCGGTTTGGGGGCCGAATATCTATGTCGAAACCCGCACGGTTGATGTTCACATTCGTCGTCTGCGAAAGGCATTGAATGACGTCAAGGGAACGCGCGATGTGATCCGCACGGTTCGTGCCGCGGGTTATGCACTGGATGTCGAAGCCGCCTGA
- the pstA gene encoding phosphate ABC transporter permease PstA produces the protein MTDMASLMEDRAAAKVISGNLHTPVDWDSPKLARNIKKRYAAERRFKIYGLSAIAIALMALVVLGYSIISKGYSAFFQTYVQMEIFFDPAKIDPDGTGDPAIIGRANFDGLIRDALSKQFPEVSGRSERRDLYDIVSGGASYDLRERVLENPSLIGQTRKVWLISGDDFDMLNKGYISANTDEGDRRLNDQEIGWYNTLVSQGSVEKQFHTRFFTNGDSREPELAGIWGAAVGSFYTLVVTLILSFPIGVLAAIYLEEFAPRNRFTAIVEVNINNLAAVPSIVFGLLGLEVYLNVMHLPRSAPVVGGLTLALMTLPTIIIASRAAIKAVPPSIRQAALGLGASPVQTVTHHVLPLAMPGILTGTIIGMAQALGETAPLLMIGMVAFIVDIPGGALDPATVLPVQIYLWADSPERAFVEKTSAAIMVLLGFLILMNGLAVYLRKKFERKW, from the coding sequence ATGACTGATATGGCATCGCTTATGGAAGACAGAGCCGCCGCAAAAGTGATCTCTGGCAATCTGCACACGCCGGTTGACTGGGACAGCCCGAAATTGGCACGTAACATTAAAAAACGTTACGCAGCGGAACGCAGGTTCAAGATTTACGGCTTAAGCGCAATTGCCATCGCCCTTATGGCGCTGGTTGTGCTTGGCTATTCGATCATTTCGAAAGGTTATAGTGCCTTTTTCCAGACCTATGTTCAGATGGAAATCTTTTTCGACCCGGCCAAGATTGATCCGGACGGAACAGGTGATCCGGCAATTATTGGCCGGGCCAATTTTGATGGTCTGATCAGGGATGCACTGAGCAAACAGTTCCCGGAAGTGAGCGGACGTAGCGAACGGCGTGATCTCTATGACATTGTTTCGGGCGGGGCATCTTATGATCTGCGCGAGAGGGTGCTTGAAAATCCGTCTCTGATCGGACAGACCCGGAAGGTCTGGCTGATTTCCGGTGACGACTTTGATATGCTCAACAAAGGTTATATCAGTGCAAACACAGACGAAGGCGACCGTCGCCTGAACGATCAGGAAATTGGTTGGTATAATACACTGGTCTCTCAAGGATCGGTCGAAAAGCAGTTCCATACGCGGTTCTTTACCAATGGTGATTCCCGCGAACCGGAATTGGCCGGGATCTGGGGCGCTGCGGTCGGGTCGTTCTATACACTGGTTGTGACATTGATACTGTCGTTTCCGATTGGTGTTCTGGCAGCGATCTATCTGGAAGAATTTGCACCGCGAAACCGGTTCACGGCGATTGTCGAAGTCAACATCAACAACCTTGCGGCTGTGCCGTCGATCGTGTTCGGTCTTCTTGGGCTTGAGGTTTACCTTAATGTCATGCACCTGCCGCGGTCGGCCCCGGTTGTTGGTGGTCTGACGTTGGCCCTCATGACATTGCCGACCATCATCATCGCATCACGTGCGGCGATCAAGGCAGTGCCGCCGTCGATCCGGCAGGCTGCCCTTGGTCTTGGGGCATCGCCGGTTCAGACGGTGACCCATCATGTGTTACCGCTGGCGATGCCCGGTATTCTGACCGGGACCATCATCGGCATGGCGCAGGCTCTCGGGGAAACCGCACCGCTTCTGATGATCGGTATGGTGGCGTTTATTGTTGATATCCCGGGCGGGGCACTCGATCCGGCGACAGTTCTGCCGGTGCAGATTTATCTGTGGGCGGATAGTCCGGAACGTGCCTTTGTTGAGAAGACTTCGGCGGCCATCATGGTCTTGCTGGGCTTCCTGATCCTGATGAACGGATTGGCCGTGTATCTGCGCAAGAAATTTGAACGGAAGTGGTAA